The Tubulanus polymorphus chromosome 1, tnTubPoly1.2, whole genome shotgun sequence genome contains a region encoding:
- the LOC141911670 gene encoding uncharacterized protein LOC141911670 has translation MVEEKEYMPLWWAGVPAELYKLRVEGRLCDITIVVGNSLRYSVHSLVLVSASSHFKASLDTGSLLQEYYLQDADEDCFKHLMEYVYGQNLVLNKDNVHAMLSTARALFIDSAISHCEEFCKLLPRHEKIDATDGQQSAASSSSSCKLTDKSALNPPSPPEFNNSLQLDASTSFSSDYLSGYDVVEDQKVLERGIKQEPPENFYPGENIGNGSSCGVASKGSDVHVTYEPITVGGKTVAMRSVIHENLNSRSSSQLHHHGLNKYSCSPPDPDKPKNKTLEFICAQLSNKKNTTSCGVGGVGQADSETSTNDDENHMYSPNPFSPMKNHMELSWQPQGFGNSMRLCSSSQIRSTPTTSRFAATAAADVPVSAIRREKDKSKYISTILNLRSQNSSPESMSPPIPSSSSHSMDTNPVWSTEITPSISEAASSFSTVTNGSHYAPAGCANNESSAAASTSGLANGSAGHASSTATGSNVASMNAATNALLSSVANQQAALQSLMMSMAGGTLPGLSGLMPGNFNGQFGANVPNTSQTMGTGANSGLGLPPLLSGQLPSQALQCLSALTANAQALGQLLPPMPGLLPSQVLPQPSSANGGDSPANAPAAVKYQSQTLSSTAPESTYANVPDSSTESCAAAVNTTNPTPVDNSVAHNTNAANPETAAVQNQGTLSGLLGFNPPDTLAANQNQQFNQALQQQGLPPIMLPAAGQNLINVNMAGVNPMLPMALFMLPNGNASNSMMPGIAPQSFLPGVGPKIENDSKMEDEETEVENMPSIPESAAATLFDCPICHKPFPNTKQRAVHMRIHSKYEHKPFVCDICGFRTKYADRLRIHKRLQHTHKGIKPFKCPYCPYATSLKGNCRKHVMNKHPNCAVIVEQIMPI, from the exons ATGGTTGAGGAGAAGGAATACATGCCACTATGGTGGGCCGGCGTGCCCGCCGAACTGTACAAACTACGAGTCGAAGGACGTCTATGCGACATCACGATTGTCGTCGGCAACAGCTTGCGTTACAGCGTACACTCGCTCGTTCTAGTCAGCGCGAGCAGTCATTTCAAAGCGTCGCTCGACACCGGTTCGTTGTTGCAGGAATACTACCTGCAGGATGCTGACGAGGACTGCTTCAAACACCTGATGGAATATGTCTACGGACAGAACCTCGTTCTGAATAAAGACAACGTGCACGCGATGCTCAGCACGGCGCGCGCGTTGTTCATCGATTCGGCGATCTCACACTGCGAGGAGTTCTGCAAACTGTTGCCGCGACACGAGAAGATCGATGCGACTGACGGTCAACAGTCGGCggcgtcatcgtcgtcgtcgtgcaAGCTGACCGATAAATCAGCGTTGAACCCGCCGTCGCCACCCGAGTTCAACAACTCGCTACAACTCGACGCCAGTACGAGTTTCAGCTCGGATTATCTATCCGGTTACGACGTCGTCGAGGATCAGAAGGTTCTCGAACGCGGCATCAAACAGGAACCGCCGGAGAATTTTTACCCGGGCGAAAATATCGGTAACGGCAGCAGCTGCGGCGTCGCGAGCAAAGGATCTGACGTTCACGTGACGTACGAACCGATCACAGTCGGCGGTAAGACGGTCGCGATGCGATCGGTTATTCACGAAAATTTGAATTCGCGATCGTCGTCACAGTTGCATCATCACGGTCTGAACAAGTACAGCTGCAGTCCGCCGGATCCGGATAAACCGAAGAATAAAACGCTCGAGTTCATCTGCGCGCAGCTTTCGAATAAAAAGAATACGACATCGTGCGGCGTCGGCGGCGTGGGTCAGGCTGACTCGGAAACGTCGACGAATGACGACGAGAATCACATGTACTCGCCGAATCCGTTTTCGCCGATGAAGAACCACATGGAGCTGTCGTGGCAGCCGCAGGGTTTCGGTAATTCGATGCGGTTGTGTTCGTCGTCGCAGATACGTTCGACGCCGACGACGAGTCGGTTCGCGGCGACGGCGGCCGCGGACGTTCCCGTTTCGGCGATCCGTCGCGAAAAAGACAAAAGCAAGTATATCAGCACGATTTTGAACCTGCGCTCGCAGAACTCGTCGCCGGAGAGCATGTCACCGCCGATACCGAGTTCGTCGTCGCATTCGATGGACACGAATCCCGTCTGGTCGACGGAGATCACGCCCAGTATATCGGAGGCGGCGTCTTCGTTTTCGACGGTCACGAACGGGTCGCATTACGCGCCGGCCGGCTGCGCGAATAACGAGTCTTCTGCGGCGGCGTCTACTTCCGGTTTGGCTAACGGCAGCGCGGGTCACGCGAGCTCGACTGCGACAGGGTCGAACGTCGCTTCGATGAACGCGGCGACGAATGCCCTCCTCAGCTCCGTCGCGAACCAACAAGCCGCGTTGCAGAGTCTGATGATGAGTATGGCGGGCGGCACGCTGCCCGGACTCTCCGGTCTGATGCCCGGTAACTTCAACGGACAATTCGGAGCTAATGTTCCGAACACGTCTCAGACGATGGGTACGGGTGCGAACTCCGGTCTCGGTTTACCGCCTTTGCTTTCCGGTCAGCTTCCGTCGCAGGCGTTGCAATGTTTATCGGCGTTGACGGCGAACGCGCAAGCGCTCGGACAGTTATTGCCGCCGATGCCCGGGTTACTACCGTCGCAAGTGTTGCCTCAACCGTCGTCGGCTAACGGCGGCGATTCGCCAGCGAACGCGCCCGCCGCCGTCAAATATCAATCGCAAACTTTAAGCTCGACGGCTCCGGAATCAACGTACGCTAACGTGCCGGACTCTAGTACGGAATCGTGCGCCGCTGCTGTGAATACAACGAATCCGACGCCGGTCGATAATTCGGTCGCGCACAACACGAACGCCGCGAACCCCGAAACGGCAGCTGTTCAAAACCAAGGAACTTTGTCCGGGTTACTGGGTTTTAATCCGCCCGATACGTTGGCTGCGAATCAAAATCAACAGTTTAACCAAGCGTTACAGCAGCAAGGTTTGCCGCCGATTATGCTGCCGGCTGCCGGACAGAATCTCATCAACGTTAATATGGCCGGCGTCAACCCGATGTTGCCGATGGCGCTTTTCATGTTACCGAACGGAAACGCGTCGAACAGCATGATGCCGGGAATCGCGCCGCAATCGTTTTTGCCCGGCGTTGGACCGAAGATTGAAAATGATAGCAAAATGGAGGACGAAGAAACAGAAGTGGAAAACATGCCGAGTATTCCAG aatcAGCTGCAGCGACACTGTTCGATTGTCCGATATGTCACAAACCATTTCCAAATACCAAACAGCGGGCTGTTCACATGCGCATACACTCAAAATACGAACACAAACCGTTTGTATGCGACATCTGCGGATTCAGGACAAAG TACGCTGACCGACTGAGGATACATAAACGACTGCAGCACACTCATAAAGGAATCAAACCATTCAAGTGTCCGTATTGTCCTTACGCGACGTCGTTGAAAGGAAACTGTCGCAAACACGTAATGAATAAACATCCGAACTGCGCCGTGATCGTTGAACAGATTATGCCAATATGA